The Lewinellaceae bacterium genome has a segment encoding these proteins:
- a CDS encoding TonB-dependent receptor, producing MQVNQLLSKWLSLSILLLLTASLSAQMRTISGTITSTDGESLIGATVLVENSVARGTSTDFDGKFSIEVKTGETLSISYTGYETKTVPVTAESVYTIVMEMNSEVLDVVVVVGYGTQKKRDLTGAVSSISSDDIQNSVVTNVDQALQGRVAGVQVTQNSGQPGGGASIRIRGSNSITGSSEPLYVIDGIPFQGDGTAVSGFDWAGGANGQNRVNPLSTINPNDIVSIEVLKDASATAIYGARAANGVVLITTRRGKSGEAKISYNGYYAMQSLPNKLDMMALPDYATYQVEIAKDLNRQVNLRYLDPSLLGNGTDWQDEIFRDAGMQSHQLSVSGGNDNTQYAVSGGYFQQDGIVIGSDFNRFTTRVNLDNKVKEWFKIGANLAFADTKEKITLNDGGDGVIMQALVMPPDVAVRDFNGEFAGPTSNTSDISFNPVGAALLRNNTLNRQRLTANVFGVVDFFKGLSLRSEFGLDNNHALNKAFHPTYNWGVLQNNENQLRQREESSFFWIWKNYLTYNVNFGGRHDLTAMIGSEAQKSNWEGSLVTKKQFSSNDIQVLSEGNDETSSTSGWKDGASLASYFGRFNYSFDNKYLFTVTLRADGSSKFGANNKWGYFPSGSFAWRISSEKFLDNVEAIYDLKLRLGYGEVGNQAIGNYLYGSSLLTINTPFGTGYRLEKISNPDLKWEATKQFNAGIDLSLYEGRIDFSIDVYKKQTSDMLLQLSIPSYLGGTNYNDIRAPFANVGKMENKGVDLSLTTRNIRGRNFNWTTSLTFSKNKNKILELDDDSRIYWRNLYWYSQFQTATRTGVGSPIGMFYGYQADGLFTDKDDILNHAVQVSDGNITTEHPNGQNLVNKTQGVWVGDVKFKDINGDGVITTEDQTIIGDPNPDFVFGLNNEFNYGPFGLTVYLNGAFGADVLNYSRVVIEGQTSVFNNQASSVINRAQVGLYDANGAADDPDNVYLVNTGTDIPRPTTNDNNGNNRMSDRFIENGSYLRIQNVRLSYTLPASFTTRYKVQRLRFYVNAQNIFTFTKYSGYDPEIGAFNQDPLLQNVDMGRYPSPRLVTFGVDLDF from the coding sequence ATGCAAGTAAATCAACTTTTATCTAAATGGCTTAGCCTGTCAATTTTGTTGTTATTGACGGCCAGCCTCAGTGCGCAAATGCGTACCATTTCAGGCACTATAACTTCTACCGACGGAGAATCTCTTATTGGTGCAACCGTTTTGGTAGAAAATTCTGTTGCCAGAGGAACCTCTACCGATTTTGATGGTAAATTTTCCATCGAAGTAAAAACCGGAGAAACGCTTTCCATTTCCTATACCGGTTATGAGACAAAAACGGTCCCGGTGACCGCAGAATCCGTTTACACCATTGTCATGGAGATGAATTCGGAAGTTTTGGATGTAGTCGTTGTCGTAGGGTATGGTACTCAGAAAAAAAGAGACCTTACGGGTGCCGTTTCCTCCATTTCTTCAGATGACATTCAAAATTCGGTAGTAACTAATGTCGACCAGGCATTGCAGGGTCGTGTTGCCGGAGTACAGGTTACCCAAAACTCGGGGCAACCTGGTGGGGGCGCCTCTATCAGAATCAGGGGATCCAATTCTATTACAGGATCCAGTGAGCCCCTTTATGTGATCGACGGTATTCCCTTTCAGGGGGACGGTACGGCCGTCTCAGGCTTTGACTGGGCCGGAGGGGCAAACGGACAGAACAGGGTGAATCCGCTTTCCACCATTAACCCCAATGACATTGTTAGTATTGAAGTGTTGAAGGATGCTTCGGCTACCGCCATCTATGGAGCTCGTGCAGCCAATGGCGTAGTACTCATTACCACCAGGAGAGGCAAATCGGGAGAGGCAAAAATATCCTACAACGGGTATTACGCCATGCAATCATTACCCAACAAACTGGATATGATGGCTCTGCCTGATTATGCAACCTATCAGGTGGAAATCGCAAAGGATTTGAACAGACAGGTGAATTTAAGATACCTTGATCCTTCATTGCTCGGGAATGGAACCGATTGGCAGGATGAAATTTTCCGGGATGCCGGAATGCAAAGCCACCAGCTTTCTGTTTCAGGCGGTAACGATAATACTCAATACGCCGTTTCCGGAGGATATTTCCAACAGGATGGTATTGTCATCGGTTCTGATTTTAATCGATTTACGACCCGCGTCAATCTTGACAATAAAGTCAAAGAATGGTTTAAGATCGGAGCCAATCTGGCTTTTGCGGACACCAAGGAAAAAATCACCCTGAATGACGGTGGGGACGGCGTAATCATGCAGGCTCTGGTAATGCCTCCGGATGTTGCAGTAAGAGACTTTAACGGAGAATTTGCCGGTCCTACCAGCAATACTTCCGATATCAGCTTCAATCCCGTAGGAGCAGCTTTGTTGAGAAACAATACGCTCAACAGACAAAGGCTTACCGCCAACGTTTTCGGGGTAGTTGACTTTTTCAAAGGCCTTAGTCTCAGATCAGAATTTGGTCTTGATAACAATCATGCCCTCAACAAGGCGTTTCACCCAACCTACAACTGGGGCGTTTTACAAAATAACGAAAACCAGTTGCGTCAACGCGAAGAAAGCAGCTTTTTCTGGATCTGGAAAAATTACCTGACCTACAATGTTAATTTCGGCGGTCGCCATGATCTTACTGCCATGATCGGTAGTGAGGCCCAAAAATCGAACTGGGAAGGTTCTCTTGTTACGAAAAAACAATTTTCAAGCAACGACATTCAGGTGTTGAGTGAAGGAAATGACGAGACTTCCAGTACTTCAGGTTGGAAAGATGGAGCTTCTTTGGCTTCTTATTTCGGCCGTTTCAATTACAGTTTTGACAACAAGTATCTTTTTACCGTTACTTTGCGGGCGGACGGTTCTTCCAAATTCGGAGCGAATAACAAATGGGGGTACTTCCCATCCGGCTCTTTTGCCTGGAGGATCAGCAGTGAAAAATTCCTTGATAATGTCGAAGCCATTTATGATCTTAAGCTAAGATTAGGATATGGTGAAGTCGGAAACCAGGCGATCGGCAATTACCTCTATGGTTCTTCCCTGCTGACGATTAATACCCCTTTTGGAACAGGATATCGTCTTGAAAAAATTTCGAATCCTGACCTGAAATGGGAAGCCACCAAGCAATTTAACGCAGGTATTGATCTTTCCCTTTACGAGGGACGTATAGACTTTTCTATTGATGTTTACAAGAAACAAACCTCTGATATGTTACTGCAGTTATCCATTCCAAGTTACCTGGGTGGAACCAACTACAACGATATCCGCGCACCTTTTGCCAATGTAGGTAAAATGGAAAACAAGGGGGTCGATCTCTCGTTGACTACACGTAATATAAGAGGAAGAAATTTCAACTGGACTACCAGCCTGACTTTTTCAAAAAACAAAAATAAAATACTTGAGTTGGATGATGATTCCAGGATCTACTGGAGAAACCTGTACTGGTATAGCCAATTCCAGACGGCTACGAGAACAGGTGTTGGCTCTCCAATAGGCATGTTCTACGGTTACCAGGCAGATGGCTTGTTTACCGACAAGGACGACATTCTCAATCATGCGGTACAGGTGAGCGATGGTAACATCACAACGGAACATCCTAATGGACAGAATCTTGTCAATAAAACACAAGGTGTTTGGGTAGGGGATGTCAAATTCAAAGATATCAATGGCGACGGTGTCATCACCACGGAGGATCAAACCATCATCGGAGATCCTAACCCCGATTTTGTCTTTGGATTGAACAATGAATTCAATTACGGACCTTTTGGATTGACGGTTTATCTCAATGGAGCTTTTGGCGCAGATGTGCTAAATTATTCAAGAGTGGTTATCGAAGGACAAACCAGCGTGTTCAACAACCAGGCTTCTTCGGTTATCAATCGTGCGCAGGTTGGATTATACGATGCCAATGGGGCAGCAGATGATCCAGACAATGTTTACCTGGTCAACACAGGTACTGACATTCCAAGACCTACCACAAATGACAACAACGGAAATAACCGTATGTCTGACCGCTTTATCGAAAACGGATCTTACCTCCGGATTCAAAATGTCAGATTGAGCTACACTTTGCCTGCTTCTTTTACCACAAGATATAAAGTGCAAAGGCTAAGATTTTATGTGAATGCACAAAACATTTTCACCTTCACCAAGTATTCAGGATATGATCCTGAGATCGGGGCCTTCAACCAGGATCCGTTGCTTCAGAATGTGGACATGGGACGATATCCATCGCCTCGCCTCGTTACTTTCGGCGTTGACCTGGATTTCTAA
- a CDS encoding RagB/SusD family nutrient uptake outer membrane protein → MRNIFKFVLLPLVLAFFTGACTKDFLEIEPVDRLTADNFFKSESEIKAATASLYGFPWFDYNDKFAWTAGDCMSGDIYHTWDQEGQFFYFSFNAGNAHISSGWKGLFRVISYANSVINDMPRSAEGNVPQEVIDKALGEARFIRAMAYYMITEYWGDVPIVENSTELVVSNNFMLPKNTHASVLEFIRRDLVFAAENLPDSDTPGRVTSWSAKGLLAKVHLTIASNLSDPKSGENFNLAKQYAADVINNSGLSLMSNYADIFKYDQNNNQESLFALQWMEGSYAIGNSRQANWARSSLLTQNTECWGGFKSVTYDFLQQVEGGDARRSAIYMTQGDYYPELRKNDGGYTYYIVHRDPADPNTILESAAPLLNNIKKYVIGSNDDTDGGVTTGQATRINSILLRLADVYMIYAEAALGAQTSTSDPMALQYFNAIRDRANLPAKSSLTWMDILKERRVEFGLEGINWFDIKRYFYRDPSGAVQYVNSMDRESVYNRDNGPNAADENTIEGYILTPPTNPISINASHFQLPIPSAEVVANPLLGPDEPAVDYDFN, encoded by the coding sequence ATGAGAAATATATTTAAATTTGTATTGCTGCCTTTGGTTTTAGCCTTTTTCACAGGTGCCTGTACCAAAGATTTCCTTGAAATCGAGCCGGTAGACCGACTTACGGCAGACAACTTCTTCAAGTCAGAAAGTGAAATAAAGGCAGCTACCGCTTCTTTATACGGCTTCCCTTGGTTTGATTACAATGACAAATTTGCCTGGACGGCAGGAGACTGTATGTCAGGTGATATATATCATACCTGGGACCAGGAAGGTCAGTTCTTCTATTTTTCCTTTAATGCTGGAAATGCACACATTTCTTCAGGCTGGAAAGGATTATTCCGGGTAATTTCCTATGCCAATTCTGTCATCAATGACATGCCTCGATCTGCTGAGGGCAATGTCCCACAAGAGGTTATTGACAAGGCGTTAGGAGAAGCACGATTTATTCGTGCCATGGCCTATTACATGATTACGGAGTATTGGGGCGATGTGCCTATTGTTGAAAATTCAACAGAACTTGTGGTGAGCAATAATTTCATGCTGCCCAAAAATACCCATGCCAGCGTCCTCGAATTTATTCGCCGGGATTTGGTTTTTGCTGCAGAAAATCTGCCTGATTCAGACACACCGGGCCGTGTAACTTCCTGGTCTGCCAAGGGGTTGCTGGCAAAAGTTCATTTGACCATTGCCTCAAACCTGAGCGATCCTAAATCAGGAGAGAATTTTAATCTGGCCAAACAATATGCAGCTGATGTGATCAATAACAGTGGTTTATCGCTAATGTCCAACTATGCGGATATTTTCAAATACGACCAGAATAACAACCAGGAATCACTTTTTGCCTTGCAATGGATGGAAGGTTCCTATGCGATTGGAAACAGCCGGCAGGCCAACTGGGCCCGGAGCAGCCTGCTCACCCAGAATACGGAATGCTGGGGTGGATTTAAATCCGTTACCTATGATTTTTTACAACAAGTAGAAGGTGGTGACGCCCGCCGGTCTGCGATTTACATGACCCAGGGTGATTACTACCCTGAACTTCGGAAAAACGATGGGGGCTACACCTATTATATTGTACATCGCGATCCTGCGGATCCTAATACGATTCTGGAAAGTGCAGCACCTCTGTTGAATAATATCAAAAAATACGTCATCGGCAGCAATGACGATACCGATGGTGGGGTAACCACCGGTCAGGCTACCCGGATCAATTCGATTCTGCTGCGTTTGGCTGATGTTTACATGATTTATGCTGAAGCTGCCCTTGGGGCTCAGACTTCAACTTCAGATCCTATGGCATTGCAATATTTCAATGCGATACGTGATCGTGCCAACCTGCCGGCAAAATCAAGCCTTACCTGGATGGATATCCTGAAGGAGAGGAGAGTAGAGTTCGGTTTGGAAGGAATAAACTGGTTTGACATCAAGCGTTATTTCTACAGGGATCCATCAGGAGCCGTACAGTATGTAAATTCCATGGACAGGGAATCCGTTTACAACCGGGATAATGGTCCAAATGCCGCAGATGAAAATACCATCGAAGGATATATTCTGACACCTCCGACAAACCCGATTTCCATCAATGCGTCTCATTTCCAGTTGCCGATTCCTTCCGCAGAGGTAGTGGCCAACCCTCTTTTGGGACCAGATGAGCCTGCAGTGGATTATGATTTTAATTAG
- a CDS encoding IPT/TIG domain-containing protein: MNKPYKFLTILSVGFLAVMIFFSACKKEDDTPTDAIQLLSFGPSPALRGGTLKIIGTNLDKVTAVILPDNINVSNFDSKTAELITLTIPQETVEGHIILKTPDGDITSLTILTISEPIVLTSFSPASVKAGNMLTIQGDYLNLINTVVFSDGVAIGDTAFVSHTRQEIQVPVPERAQSGKIAISNGEEIPIVVESEAVLDVVLPSIAGISPNPVKAGSMLTISGADLDLVKQVEFSGTAAITSFVSQSLTSIEVMVPGDAHDGNVKITPASLVTVTSADALVMVVPQITGIAPNPVKNGAELTISGNDLDLVTDVKFGGGSSGTVSSGSATTMVVTVPMNATSDVVTVYTAADKSVSSSNVLNFVLPTITGLSPDNGQFGEEITIEGTNLDLVTTIQFTGDVSAAVTSTTLTTATVNVPIGATTGPVTVVTTNGSTVTSSIDFEVAVATAAVITSMPATASPGDMISIVGEHLDELNEVIFPGDVPATMFGTKTANLIEVFIPLATQTGLGNIKFITFTGQEFFSPPINIQGVDPVVDPALVFFNFDNLGSWWGDTGGVENDPDLSLDGSNYFRVNDDLSGWKGFFWRNGADNFPGATVGTNISGYVLKFDINVLEPITGGVFQWRLNGTEGDFWYRWNPWADTGSYSTNGWITVTLPLSEFTDNYGWGTLTLTDLNSITSDFGVAFNDGDSHVNVCIDNVRFEAL; this comes from the coding sequence ATGAATAAACCATATAAATTTTTAACCATTTTAAGTGTCGGTTTCCTGGCTGTAATGATCTTTTTCAGTGCTTGCAAAAAGGAGGACGATACCCCAACCGACGCCATTCAATTATTGAGCTTCGGCCCTTCTCCCGCACTGCGCGGAGGAACGCTTAAGATAATTGGAACCAATCTCGATAAAGTAACGGCAGTTATTTTACCGGATAATATTAATGTATCCAATTTTGATTCTAAAACGGCAGAGTTGATCACCTTGACTATTCCTCAGGAAACTGTTGAGGGGCATATCATCTTAAAAACGCCGGATGGAGATATTACTTCTCTTACAATCTTAACCATTTCCGAACCTATTGTTTTGACCTCGTTCAGCCCGGCATCTGTTAAGGCCGGCAATATGCTGACCATTCAGGGGGATTACCTGAATCTCATTAATACTGTAGTGTTTAGCGATGGTGTAGCTATTGGAGATACCGCCTTTGTAAGCCATACCCGCCAGGAAATTCAGGTGCCAGTTCCCGAAAGGGCCCAATCAGGAAAAATTGCGATCTCAAATGGGGAGGAAATCCCTATTGTGGTGGAATCCGAAGCAGTACTTGATGTTGTCCTTCCTTCCATCGCCGGCATATCTCCCAATCCGGTAAAGGCAGGAAGCATGCTGACCATTAGCGGGGCAGACCTCGACCTGGTTAAACAGGTTGAATTTTCCGGAACTGCGGCGATTACCTCTTTTGTAAGTCAGTCCCTGACAAGCATTGAAGTTATGGTTCCCGGAGATGCACATGACGGGAATGTAAAAATTACTCCGGCTTCTTTGGTCACCGTGACTTCTGCAGATGCACTGGTGATGGTTGTCCCTCAGATCACAGGCATTGCACCTAATCCTGTTAAAAACGGGGCGGAATTGACCATAAGTGGTAATGATCTTGACCTGGTTACGGATGTTAAATTCGGCGGCGGGTCTTCAGGTACAGTCTCTAGTGGATCGGCCACAACAATGGTTGTTACTGTTCCCATGAATGCTACAAGTGATGTGGTTACGGTATATACCGCAGCGGATAAATCCGTTTCAAGCAGTAATGTGCTCAATTTTGTATTGCCGACCATTACAGGTTTATCTCCTGATAATGGCCAATTCGGAGAGGAAATAACCATAGAGGGTACTAATCTCGATCTGGTTACAACCATTCAGTTTACCGGAGATGTTTCGGCTGCCGTAACCAGTACAACTTTAACCACCGCAACGGTAAATGTGCCCATTGGAGCAACTACTGGTCCGGTAACTGTGGTAACCACCAATGGAAGTACCGTTACGTCTTCAATTGATTTTGAAGTCGCTGTCGCTACTGCGGCCGTTATTACAAGCATGCCGGCTACAGCATCTCCCGGCGATATGATCAGCATAGTTGGCGAGCACCTGGATGAATTAAATGAAGTAATTTTCCCCGGGGATGTGCCGGCAACAATGTTTGGAACCAAAACAGCTAATTTGATTGAAGTATTTATTCCTTTAGCCACTCAAACCGGGCTGGGAAATATTAAATTCATCACTTTCACCGGCCAGGAATTTTTCTCTCCTCCAATCAATATCCAGGGGGTAGATCCTGTGGTTGACCCAGCACTGGTATTTTTCAATTTTGACAACCTTGGATCATGGTGGGGAGATACCGGCGGAGTCGAAAATGATCCTGATCTTTCTCTTGATGGCTCAAACTATTTCCGTGTTAATGATGACCTTTCTGGCTGGAAAGGATTTTTCTGGAGAAACGGAGCAGACAATTTCCCTGGAGCAACTGTTGGAACCAACATTTCGGGTTATGTACTTAAGTTTGACATCAATGTATTAGAACCGATTACTGGCGGGGTATTTCAATGGAGATTGAATGGTACGGAAGGTGATTTTTGGTATAGATGGAATCCTTGGGCCGATACAGGATCCTATAGTACCAATGGCTGGATTACAGTAACTCTTCCATTGTCAGAATTTACTGATAATTATGGCTGGGGAACATTGACTCTGACAGATTTGAACAGTATCACTTCTGATTTTGGTGTGGCATTTAACGATGGGGATTCCCACGTAAATGTTTGCATTGACAACGTGCGTTTCGAAGCTTTATAA
- a CDS encoding beta-mannosidase: MKGLKFFLLLLSVVAWFGFADQSDSDRRDPPNMVDPNANRQTQALYENLKEISAEHILFGHQDDLAYGVTWKEWHKKRSDVKDVCGNYPAIFGWDIGKLGKLDRNIDTIRFASMRKWMLEAYKMGAVNTVSWHADNFVTDGSSWDVGQNVVSAILPGGPQHGIYTQQLDVLAEFFKSLRKGFLIKQNIPIIFRPFHEQTGGWFWWGQPHCTPEEYKDLWRFTVEYLRDKKGVHNLLYCYSPDVFTDKEHYLQCYPGDEYVDILGLDDYHDVSPENDPSELTRRLRLLVEMADEKSKVAALTETGLEGIPVATWWTEYLLKNIKVDPVASRIAWVLVWRNANSTHHYAPYPGHLSAPDFMEFSRDSIILMEEELPKLYKIGKGKMPKTTQNQQP; the protein is encoded by the coding sequence ATGAAAGGATTAAAATTTTTCCTGCTACTCTTGTCTGTCGTAGCCTGGTTTGGCTTTGCTGATCAGAGTGATAGTGATAGACGAGATCCTCCTAATATGGTGGATCCAAACGCCAACAGGCAAACTCAGGCCCTTTACGAAAACCTTAAAGAAATCTCCGCTGAGCATATCCTTTTTGGTCACCAGGATGACCTGGCTTATGGTGTAACCTGGAAGGAATGGCACAAAAAAAGATCCGATGTAAAAGATGTATGCGGAAATTACCCGGCGATATTTGGATGGGACATTGGCAAGTTGGGAAAACTCGATAGGAATATCGATACCATAAGATTTGCCTCCATGAGGAAATGGATGCTCGAAGCCTACAAAATGGGAGCCGTGAATACCGTTAGCTGGCATGCGGATAATTTTGTAACAGACGGAAGTTCGTGGGATGTAGGTCAAAATGTGGTTTCGGCCATTTTGCCGGGCGGCCCTCAACACGGAATTTACACTCAGCAACTGGATGTATTGGCTGAATTTTTCAAAAGCCTTCGAAAAGGTTTTTTGATTAAACAAAATATTCCCATAATTTTCAGGCCTTTCCATGAACAGACAGGAGGGTGGTTTTGGTGGGGACAACCTCATTGCACCCCGGAAGAGTACAAAGACCTTTGGAGATTTACGGTGGAATACCTGCGTGATAAAAAGGGCGTACACAACCTGTTGTATTGTTATTCCCCTGATGTTTTTACAGACAAAGAGCATTATCTTCAATGTTATCCAGGAGATGAGTATGTCGATATTCTTGGCCTGGATGATTACCATGACGTAAGCCCCGAAAATGATCCTTCCGAATTGACCCGCCGGCTTAGATTGCTTGTAGAAATGGCGGATGAAAAAAGTAAAGTTGCCGCCCTTACCGAAACGGGGCTCGAGGGGATTCCTGTGGCCACCTGGTGGACCGAGTATTTATTGAAAAACATCAAAGTGGATCCTGTGGCCAGTCGCATCGCCTGGGTGTTGGTATGGCGAAATGCAAACAGCACACATCACTATGCTCCTTATCCAGGGCACCTTAGCGCGCCTGACTTCATGGAATTTTCCAGGGATTCAATTATCCTGATGGAGGAAGAATTACCTAAATTGTATAAAATTGGCAAAGGAAAAATGCCCAAAACGACACAAAATCAACAGCCCTGA
- a CDS encoding Na+:solute symporter: MKLSTIDLLIIVAYLITTVVIGLLLKKRAEQSKNSYLLGGNSLPWYMLGLSNASGMFDISGTMWLVTLLFVYGLKSAWIPWLWPVFNQIFLMIFLSVWLRRSNVTTGAEWINTRFGLKKGAQISHKIVIVFAIIMGLGYLAYGFIGIGKFAEIFVPWEVVSAYVPFDVAPEYVPHFYGIIFTSFAVFYALLGGMLSIVWADVLQFALMAVSAIVVGVIAMNALSGNEFLVPDGWLTPFFGMRLELDWSTIIPEVNEKIKTDGFSLFSVFFMMMIFKGVLVSLAGPAPNYDMQKILSTKSPREAALMSGSVSLILMPIRYFMIAGFGVLAILFYDKLDLMVGGNIDFEQILPSAISQFVPVGFLGLLLAGLLAAFMSTFAGTLNATQAYIVNDIYLKYIKPDAPATRIKLVNYAAGLIMVFISIVLGLYAKNVNDLLQWIVSGLYGSYVAANVLKWYWWRFNGHGFFWGMVGGLVPALSFRFIFDGVLDLYTFPLMLLVSLAGCLIGTFTAPPVEEEILKKFYKNVRPWGFWKPIHEKVMAEDPDFKRNTNFKRDMFNVAIGVVWQTSLVIFPIYLVLMQVVPTIIAIGVALICSLILKKTWFDKLPKAA; this comes from the coding sequence ATGAAATTATCGACAATAGATTTATTGATAATCGTTGCCTACCTGATAACCACTGTTGTCATTGGGCTATTATTGAAAAAAAGGGCTGAGCAAAGCAAAAACAGCTACCTTCTTGGCGGAAATAGCTTGCCATGGTATATGCTTGGCCTTTCCAATGCCTCCGGAATGTTTGATATTTCCGGTACCATGTGGTTGGTGACCCTGTTGTTTGTTTATGGATTAAAAAGTGCATGGATTCCCTGGTTATGGCCTGTTTTTAACCAGATATTTTTGATGATCTTTCTTTCCGTCTGGTTGCGAAGATCCAATGTGACTACCGGTGCGGAATGGATAAATACCCGTTTTGGTCTCAAAAAAGGAGCCCAAATATCCCACAAAATAGTGATCGTTTTTGCCATTATCATGGGGCTGGGTTACCTGGCCTACGGATTTATCGGGATTGGCAAGTTTGCCGAAATATTTGTGCCCTGGGAAGTGGTTTCCGCTTATGTTCCATTTGATGTAGCTCCGGAATACGTCCCCCATTTTTACGGCATTATTTTTACCAGTTTTGCCGTATTCTATGCCTTACTTGGGGGAATGCTAAGTATTGTATGGGCCGATGTCCTACAGTTTGCCCTGATGGCCGTTTCTGCTATTGTGGTGGGAGTGATCGCCATGAACGCCCTGTCAGGCAATGAATTTTTGGTCCCTGATGGATGGTTGACGCCTTTTTTTGGAATGCGCCTGGAACTGGATTGGTCCACTATAATCCCTGAAGTCAATGAAAAAATCAAAACGGACGGATTTAGCCTGTTTTCGGTCTTTTTTATGATGATGATCTTCAAAGGTGTTTTGGTCAGTCTTGCAGGGCCGGCGCCCAATTACGATATGCAGAAAATTCTATCGACTAAGTCCCCCAGAGAAGCTGCCCTGATGAGTGGTTCTGTGAGTCTCATTTTAATGCCCATCCGGTATTTCATGATCGCGGGTTTCGGCGTGTTGGCTATTCTTTTTTATGATAAACTCGACCTTATGGTTGGAGGTAACATTGACTTTGAGCAAATTTTACCATCAGCCATTAGTCAATTCGTTCCTGTGGGATTCCTGGGACTTTTACTGGCAGGATTGCTGGCAGCTTTCATGTCTACCTTTGCAGGTACATTAAACGCCACACAGGCATATATAGTCAATGATATTTACCTCAAATATATTAAACCAGATGCCCCGGCGACGCGGATAAAACTGGTCAATTATGCGGCAGGACTTATTATGGTATTTATCAGTATAGTGCTGGGGCTTTATGCCAAAAACGTCAATGATCTGTTGCAGTGGATCGTTTCGGGTTTGTACGGAAGTTATGTCGCGGCCAACGTTCTGAAGTGGTACTGGTGGCGCTTCAACGGGCACGGATTTTTTTGGGGTATGGTAGGTGGTTTGGTGCCCGCATTGTCTTTCCGCTTTATTTTCGATGGAGTGCTTGACCTCTATACTTTCCCGCTCATGCTTTTGGTTTCCCTCGCTGGATGCCTGATCGGTACCTTTACCGCTCCTCCTGTTGAAGAAGAAATTTTGAAAAAATTTTACAAAAATGTTCGTCCCTGGGGTTTTTGGAAGCCCATTCATGAAAAAGTAATGGCAGAAGATCCTGATTTTAAGAGAAATACCAATTTCAAAAGGGATATGTTTAATGTAGCCATTGGAGTGGTCTGGCAGACCTCATTGGTAATTTTTCCGATTTATCTGGTGTTGATGCAAGTGGTTCCAACCATTATTGCCATTGGAGTAGCGTTGATTTGCAGCCTGATACTAAAAAAGACATGGTTTGATAAATTGCCCAAAGCTGCATAG